A stretch of Nyctibius grandis isolate bNycGra1 chromosome 34 unlocalized genomic scaffold, bNycGra1.pri SUPER_34_unloc_2, whole genome shotgun sequence DNA encodes these proteins:
- the LOC137677042 gene encoding olfactory receptor 14I1-like, with the protein MVLILLREVSCNLSLSFPRMTGPHAQRDQMSNSSSITQFLLLAFADTRELRLLHFWLFLAIYLAALLGNGLIITVIACDHRLHTPMYFFLLNLSLLDLGSISTTLPKSMANSLWDSRDISYLGCAAQVFFFFFLMTSEYSLLTIMAYDRYVAICKPLYYGTLMGTRACVHMAAAAWSSCFFYAMLHTANTFSLPLCRGNALDQFFCEIPQILKLSCSHSYLREAGLLVVSVCLGFGSFVFIVVSYVQIFRAVLRIPSQQGRHKAFSTCLPHLAVVSLVISTAVFAYLKPPSISSSYLDLMMAVLYSVVPPAVNPLIYSMRNKEMKDALWKLMTVCFFRSNKVPIIFCSAVIM; encoded by the coding sequence atggttttgattttaCTTAGAGAAGTCTCCTGTAACTTGTCACTGTCTTTTCCTCGTATGACAGGTCCCCATGCCCAGAGGGACcaaatgtccaacagcagctccatcactcagttcctcctcctggcGTTTGCAGACACACGGGAGCTGCggctcttgcacttctggctctttCTGGccatctacctggctgccctcctgggaaaCGGCCTCATCATCACAGTCATAGCCTGTGACCACcgcctccacacccccatgtacttcttcctcctcaacctctccctccttgACCTGGGCTCCATCTCAACCACTCTCCCCAAATCCATGGCCAATTCCCTCTGGGACAGCAGAGACATCTCCTACTTGGGATGTGCtgcccaggtctttttctttttctttttgatgacaTCAGAGTATTCTCTTCTCACCATCATGGCCTATGACCGCTacgttgccatctgcaaacccctgtACTACGGGACCCTGATGGGCAccagagcttgtgtccacatggcagcagctgcctggagcaGTTGTTTCTTCTATGCCATGTTGCACAcggccaatacattttcactaccccTCTGCCGAGGAAATGCCttggaccagttcttctgtgaaatcccacagatcctcaagctctcctgttCACACTCCTACCTCAGGGAGGCTGGGCTTCTTGTGGTTAGTGTCTGTTTAGGTTTTggctcttttgttttcattgtggtgtcctatgtgcagatcttcagggctgtgctgagaatcccctctcagcagggacggcacaaagccttttccacgtgcctccctcacctggccgtGGTCTCCCTGGTTATCAGCACTGCAGTGTTTGCCTACCTGAAGcccccctccatctcctcctcatACCTGGATCTGATGATGGCAGTTCTGTACTCGGTGGTGCCTCCTgcagtgaaccccctcatctacagcatgaggaacaagGAAATGAAGGATGCCCTGTGGAAACTGAtgactgtgtgtttttttcGAAGCAATAAAGTGCCCATCATCTTCTGCAGCGCAGTTATAATGTAA